The Euphorbia lathyris chromosome 4, ddEupLath1.1, whole genome shotgun sequence genomic interval cctttCTTTGTGGTGGCCGAAAATTAGATCTCCAAAAGTCTCTTAAACTTACCCTTATATACTCCTAGGGTTAAAGTATGGGCCTAACCCTAATTGGGCTCCTCATGGATCAGAAAAGCCCAACATGAAACACTTATAATGCAATAACAGATTAAGCTCACAGGATATTAATAACAATATAAGTTCACTAGTATTCCATTTAGGACCTGCTTTACATGGATATCTGAACAAACCATAAAAGTAAAACTGGACCCTAAAGTGtgaaaatattttagacatggGCCTCAACTAATAGAttttgattctgattctgattcaaAACAACGGTTACAAGCGTTTTGGTAATAATAACCAGTCCATGCCAATAATAACTAAGTGGTAGATTTCTGAGATTTTTGCAAAAACAGTTTTATGGATATGCCAATTAGCTAGTTGTAAGCTTAAAAATATGATATTCTCAAGGAGCAGTTTAGCTAGCTAGTTTAAGCTTGGAAAGTTCAGTTTAGTACCCAAAGTAAGAGAACACCACAATCAAGGGTCTGATACAAGTTAATAAAGACAAAAGATGCTAAAAAGTGTGTGTTAGTAGCAATAATAAGTTTTAGTCAATGTGAAAGGAAATATGACAATTTTATGAATAAAATGCTAGCTAGTCCCCAGAAGAAGCAAACATTAAAGAAAAGGACTAAAACTATGTTTAGCAtgatttttttcaatttaagcACAATGATAGATGAGGAACTGTACTCATGTTATGTTACGCTGGTCTAATCCACTGACACCATTTTGAAAAGATTCATTGAAAAACATCATTTAGGTCCTTGAACTTTTGTAAGACATGAAAATGTGGATCTAGATGCCTAATGAGAGCTTATAAACTAAACAAAAAGACTTAGATAATCAATTGTATACTTCTGTATAAAATGATATCTAGTAGCGAAATAGAATTTACTAAAAGGTCTTTAAAGCCTATGATTATGAAGAATGAGAcctttataatttatgttataaACATTTTGAGTAAGGAGCAAGAAGAACAAGTAGAGTATTATGAGATGAGTaaatcataaatgaaaacatcaAGCAATTAACAATGTTTAAGATAAAGGATTTGATATACTCCTTGAGCAATTTGAAGTAGCTGAGAATGTTGGTGAAGTCAATTATTATGTATTGCTGACTAAATTGTGAGTGGAAAATACACTCTTGAGATTGTGATTAATGTACAATTCTTCCTTTCTGTATAACTTATGATAAAACTAGTCATTATTTTCAACTTTTTCAGACTTTCATATCAGCTTCATTTTCTATTCTGCAGATTTCTCATGTTATagacaaattaaattaattcatgCCAACACTATCAAATAGGTTATCTCCAAACAAACAAGATTACAAGAAACAAATACACAAAGTGAAATCGAAACAACCATATCCTCCAATCTTCCCTCCATCTCTGTTATGAGAATCTAAACCTTTTGCTAACAAATGCAATACACAAGCTAAGCAGATAGAAAATTAAACTTAAAACAAAGCAAGAAAAATTCTATGAATTTAAGAAGAGATAACAGAAGATCAAATTAAGGGACAagagttctttttttttaccttttcagAATAAATTAAGAAATAGCTTTTGACTTCAAAGATCCAATTAGGAACTCCATGAGCTTATGGGTCATGGAGATTTAGTAGCCACCGCAGGTGCTGGAGCAATTCCCTAATTATCGCAGACCATCTGTTCAGAAGCGATGGTCTTTACCTGgtcaagaagaatcattaggaTTACCCAGTCAATAACCATACCCATCAAGGTAAAATTCAGGCGTTGCCAAACATGGAATAAGCAGACAAAGAGATAAGAGAAAGATCGTTTAATCAGAAAATGCTAGTGGGAAGAAGAAAGATCGTTTAACCAGAGTTATTTAGATGGTTAATTAAAGTTAAGAGAGGTTAATTAAGGTGTTAAATGATGATTAGGATTAAGATtccatttgtaaaaaaaaaaaaaaatgggtaTAGAGAAGGTGACATGTAAGAGTAGGCAACAGATTTTTTTCCAATAATTAGCAACAATAtaacattttatattttttttagtcaaTTAACATTATTATATTAACATTTTCTCTATATTTTTGTTATATTGGTTCCGACTGAGAAGCAACTGTCATATtcttttaaatattatatacgTATATGAAGgatgaggtcacgggttcgagtcttagcagcggcctcttgccaattggcaagggaaggcttgcccccaatacacccttgtggtgggacccctccccggaccctcgctcagcggggacgcgtaatgcgaccgggccgccctttatacGTATATGAAGGATGAGgcaagaaaatgaaaaaaaaaaaagagaaagttaTATCCGTTATGGAAACAATGATTTTTGACTTGTGCCATTTTAATTCAATGAAAATGAATTTagaaatcttaaaaaaaaaaaaattgaattaagaAGTTGGGGTCCACATGAATAGCTTTTTTTCTCATGGATTTTGAAGCAGCATGTGCCGGACACATTGTTGAGCAGCTGAGGTCCGTGAGACtaagtttttcatttttaatctaaagCTAGAAATTGTGTCTAGTGGAGATGGTAATTTTGTGTTTAGTGTAAAAATTGCAAATTAGTCAGtagatattatatatattaatggtgtgataagaagaagaaaaagaaacaataaaataaactgGAGAGGAAGTAATAAGAgcatatttaattacaaaaaaaaaaaaagagcagTAAGTTACATATATAGTATAGGTAGAAAcactaaaaaacataaaaacagaAAGAATTATCTGGTGAGAAGAGGAAACCATCTTTCTTGGAAGGAAGAGTGGTAGGAAATcatgaagaaaagaaaaacaagaagaAAAGCAACACCCCAAGGAGTGCCTCCAGCTCTATGAAGATAGTCTTTCTCCGGCAAAGGGATCAAATATTTATCATCATTTGAAAGCCAGTGAACAACTAGCAGAAGCAACAACGGCGATATAATCAGCACCAACTTCACCTGCTCCAACATGCTCTCCACCACTGGCTCATAGTTTATATACCATGATAAACCCATTAACGTTAACAGTATCACCGCCAAGAAACACAGGTGATGATTTGCCACTTCAGTTTCAGATGAATATTCATTATTTGCCATTTCCATAACACAACCTCATCTCATTCCTTTATCGATATATATAACTTCAAAAGTAAAGATTCTTAGttgctttttattatttttaaaagacGAGGTCGGTGACACTTGCACCAATTATGAACTGCCACCTACCACCGACCATAatacccaacccaacccaacccaataTATATTACAATCAcccattttcctttttattatatatgcATTCTATCAACAAATATTAAAATGATCTTGCATTGCATTAGCTTAAAGTAAAAAGATATGCATCCTTCTCGAGATTAAAAAGGCCAAATCATCGTTACATGgcaaaataattaaagtttacatctgtatattttattaatattattttcaaaAGCATATAAAAGATAAGGTGTGGTTTAATTGCCAATGCCATACTTTAGTCTTTATAACATTGTTGACTGAATTAAGCAACTAGGAAAAGTAGTGCGTCTTGGATACTGCTGCTTTCCACCTACGCACACACATGTGCCAACTCACTCTTATTTCTTAATCAACAATAAACTAAACTTAGCTACATCCACCACTCCCATGACtcattttccatattataactTTCTCtcattttgatttttttctttctaatatAATGGTTTCAAATCCACAAATTTTAGTGATTCGGTTTTGATATACGCAGCCCTTAGGGCTACATATAAGCATTAAAtgcaatataatattttttttatatttcaatatttatatttattatgcattGAACTTCTAAATACaccaaaacttatttaatttttttttattaaaaaccgGTTAACGAGAAAGCGCAAAAAAACAGACATCACAGCTAACCcgaaccaatattattaaaagagcAAAGAAAAGTTACAAAGAATTACAAACAAAAGCTCAAAACAAAACCATGTCAACAAAAGCGATAAAAACCACACCTCTCAAGATCATGCAAAAAAATCGAGCAACAAAAATCTGGAATTAAATCCCACCAATGTAAACTATCAACCCCTACGACCAAAAGAAGCAAGAGAATCAGCAACCGCGTTTCCTTCACGATAAATGTGAGAAATGACACATTGCATTGAATCAAGTTTTGATAGATAATCAATCCAACTCTGTCGAACCACCCAAGGAACAATAGACGACTTACTACGCAACAACTGAACCAGATAGGTCGAGTCAATCTCTAACCATAGATGACGCCAACCCTTGTCAAAAGCCGAATGAATGGCATGAATGGCAGCCTTCAACTCGGCTAAAAATGCAAAAGAAATATCAAATGGAAAAGCAAAAGCGCCAAGAAACGTACCGTTTGAGGATCGGTAAATACCATTACAACCTGCAGCACCTGGACTATCCAAAACAAAAGCGTCGGTATTAACCTTAATCCAACCGACCGGAGGACGCTGCCAAAACCACCTTAAATCCCACCAAGTAAAACCACGACCTTGATTTGCCACTTCATGAATAGCGTTCCAAATACGCCAAAGAGCCAAAGAAATAACTGGTTTCTCatctttaaaaatttaattgttCCTTGCTAACCAAAGAGCCCACACAGTGCTAACAATAGCCGCAGACCAAAGTTCAGTAATTTGTGAACTAAACCTCTGTTTAGCGGCTTCCAAAATCAGTGTTTGGAAATCACCATCCAAAGCCAAATGCCTACCAAACAAAGCAGAAAATCCTCGCCAAACCACCTGTGAAAAAACACATGTTAGCAAAATATGATCAGCCATCTCCTCCTAAGAAAAACACAACAAACATCTAGAAACAATCATATATTCTTATTTAATGCAATCAtatattcttttatattttcaatatctaCATTTATTATACATTGAACTTCTATCATTTTTGGAAAGTGCAGATTTACCCGTAACTATGAATTTAAACATATTGTTTTGCTGTTATTTAACTCATTGTTTAATTGTCGCATAAGACTTtgcaaacatcaattatgtctaaaatatttattctgttattaacacagttacaaataatcTGTCGAAATGATAATATTTAAGTCTATCAGATAAAAGTCAGTCACAAAAAACTGCATACAACCCGTCAAAATACAAATAATTGCTTtattttatcgacaaacttCTTTGGAATATCGGATGTGATAGTCAAATAACTGTCAAATCAGTCAGTTCAAATTTTCTGTTGTgtaagaataaaattaaaattacttgaTATTGTTAGGGCTAAAATTGCACAAATTCATAGTTACAGGTAAGTCTGTACTTTTTCAAAAATGTTAGAAGTTCAATGTATAATACATGtagatataaaaaatatataattgctTTAAATGAGTTTTGGTATATTTAGAAGTTcaatacataataaatatacatattgaaaatacaaaagaatattctattgtatttaatgcttatatgcaGCCCGCATATATCAAAACCGTTTTAGTTTATATCTTTCACCTTAAGTAATTATTTTGTCACTACTTCCAACATTGTTGTTTTTACATGATGAGTGATTGGTTGAATGAATTTATTGGTCAGTGACCATTAAATCTAACCTTCTTAGATTCTAGTAAATTGAAACTTACTAGAATCTAATAACTAACTAAATTCATTTATTTAGACAGTGACTATGTGAAAATCACGATCAGTAACAACCATCGTGGTATGAGATTTGAAAAAGTTTGTTTAAATTgataatttcttctaatttttcAGTTTAATTATATTTCGACATACATATTCATAAAACAAAGGATACTCACAAGATTTGTGTAGAAGGAAAACAAGAGAAACAAAAAGGTagaaataatgaacaaaaagtAAACAGGAACAACGAACAAAAAAATGAGGCAATCGAAGAAAAAGCcggaaaaagaaagaagaaaaaaagaaaaaaccataatactattTTAGTTGAAAAGTAAGgctacataaaaatttatattataaaaaggGTAAAGTCCAAAAAAAACCCACATGCTTTCACATATTATCAAATTGGTACCTAAAAAACAAAATTGTCTAAATGGTGACTGAGCTTTTTGGTTTTGCTAAGGAAATGACTAATGTTTTTTGTTTTACTAAAAATAaggattttaaaattaaaatgagggTTGATGAtgtcaaaattgaaaaaattcaaaaacttgataatattctaaggaattttagttcttaaact includes:
- the LOC136227608 gene encoding uncharacterized protein, yielding MEMANNEYSSETEVANHHLCFLAVILLTLMGLSWYINYEPVVESMLEQVKLVLIISPLLLLLVVHWLSNDDKYLIPLPEKDYLHRAGGTPWGVAFLLVFLFFMISYHSSFQERWFPLLTR